Proteins encoded within one genomic window of Polypterus senegalus isolate Bchr_013 chromosome 6, ASM1683550v1, whole genome shotgun sequence:
- the LOC120531402 gene encoding complement component 1 Q subcomponent-binding protein, mitochondrial, with the protein MLKCFSRALYAAGRLTSKTAPRSSTCRGLEQLLRPALIAPCPPAVWPFTRTIWMLCSSGSTAGPRQGLLGSTRRTPHLSCGCGGLHTEGDKAFAEFLSDEIKEERKIQKHKSLPKMSGGWELELNGTEAKILRHVGGEKISVSFNINNSIPPSFDEEETQDGQKNPDNEPEIVSTPNFVVEVTKQATNQSLVFDCHFPEDEVGHGEEEEESDIFTIREVSFQPPGESDWKETSYTLTTDSLDWALYDHLMDFLADRGVDNTFADELVELSTALEHQEYIKFLEELNRFVKCH; encoded by the exons ATGCTGAAGTGTTTCAGTCGTGCATTGTATGCTGCGGGCCGGCTCACATCCAAAACAGCCCCACGTTCATCAACGTGCCGGGGACTGGAACAACTTCTCCGGCCCGCCCTCATCGCACCTTGCCCGCCTGCAGTATGGCCTTTCACACGCACAATCTGGATGCTGTGTAGCAGCGGCTCCACGGCTGGTCCCAGACAGGGACTGCTTGGCTCAACACGGAGGACTCCGCATTTATCGTGCGGCTGTGGTGGATTACACACGGAAG GAGACAAGGCCTTTGCAGAATTCCTGTCTGACGAGATTAAAGAGGAGCGCAAGATCCAAAAGCACAAATCCCTTCCCAAGATGTCAGGTGGCTGGGAGCTGGAACTGAACGGGACAGAAGCCAAGATTTTACGACACGTTGGAGGAGAAAA AATTTCTGTTTCATTCAATATCAACAACAGCATTCCGCCATCATTTGACGAAGAGGAAACCCAAGATGGTCAGAAGAATCCTGACAATGAG cCTGAAATTGTTTCAACTCCCAACTTTGTGGTAGAGGTAACAAAGCAGGCCACAAATCAGTCTTTGGTTTTTGATTGTCATTTCCCTGAAGATGag GTTGGCCATGGtgaggaagaagaggagagtgATATTTTTACTATTAGAGAGGTCAGCTTTCAGCCTCCTGGAGAATCTGACTGGAAGGAAACCAGCTACACACTGACCACTGACTCACTTGACTGG GCTTTGTATGATCACCTTATGGATTTCCTGGCTGACCGAGGAGTTGATAACACTTTTGCAGATGAACTGGTAGAACTGAGCACAGCTCTGGAGCACCAGGAGTATATCAAGTTCCTGGAAGAGTTGAACAGATTTGTCAAGTGTCATTAA